A genome region from Lucilia cuprina isolate Lc7/37 chromosome 3, ASM2204524v1, whole genome shotgun sequence includes the following:
- the LOC111690929 gene encoding uncharacterized protein LOC111690929 isoform X3 → MDNFTDYKQNMDYELPMLICASIVAVVISGILLISKIKNNITPCHNQAHRNSTSSEATASDDLNCSSSNEDLSLTYLIAANSQKNGTKLRQRKQQKRKKVLTSTNSANITRNIQFMDLGNETMENIKSNGRKKTSTNAALKLRKQCATASALKAVLNNRQLSKSYIHSLTSSESNLSLCNSLSSASSTTSINSSLSSSASNSPATSVNSSPTASPTSCKRNTEYLKKSAKSLISPLKQFTKLNMNEQELVQQMRRYVIDPSLLRVYGFPVESVHHEGCVEIFKCLPKHLAEEAVTEDNQRHHCHFYGRKKSDIFNISDGLYLNSCGQRWYGNSSTDSGHGSGESSPRFTDSDSSEMAEDELIAPVIAFYTPDGVYQIFSEYCNSIEKQCVRCSKMFQVNEEGEYLSFGSCTYHWGKLSNVYNGKCYVNIYSCCQGDELSEGCSQHAFHVWNGIVVGINGPYTDFVHTKQKDKCPKKHSKVYAIDCEMSYTGLGLEVTKVTVIGYDGSLVYEHFVRTQAEIIDYNTRFSGVSEKDLLADSNNSIKTFSEVQKDLLNLFDADTILIGHGLDNDLRVLRLVHKTIVDTSVIFSHSTGYPYRRSLKNLTKSFLKRDIQCGEMGHSSFEDSRACLELMLWKIRKDLRHWNY, encoded by the coding sequence ATAATATAACACCATGTCATAACCAAGCACATCGTAACAGTACATCCAGTGAAGCAACGGCTAGTGATGATTTAAATTGTAGTTCAAGCAATGAGGATTTAAGTTTAACATATTTAATAGCAGCTAATTCACAAAAAAACGGAACAAAATTAAGACAgaggaaacaacaaaaaaggaaaaaagtccTTACTTCCACGAATTCTGCTAATATTACAAGAAATATCCAGTTCATGGATCTCGGTAATGAAActatggaaaatataaaatctaatgGACGAAAGAAGACATCAACTAATGCTGCCCTAAAATTAAGAAAGCAATGCGCAACTGCTTCCGCGTTGAAGGCAGTTTTAAATAATAGGCAACTTTCGAAGTCGTATATTCATAGTCTAACAAGTTCAGAATCTAATTTGTCCCTATGCAATTCCTTGTCATCTGCTTCTTCAACAACATCTATAAACTCGTCACTCTCATCGTCGGCTTCAAATTCTCCCGCTACTTCAGTCAATTCCTCACCCACAGCATCCCCTACTTCATGTAAACGTAAtacagaatatttaaaaaaatcggcAAAGTCATTAATATCACCTCTAAAACAATTTACTAAATTAAACATGAATGAGCAGGAATTAGTTCAACAAATGAGACGCTATGTTATTGATCCAAGTCTTCTAAGAGTATACGGCTTTCCTGTAGAGTCAGTTCACCATGAGGGTtgtgttgaaatttttaaatgcttgcCTAAACATTTGGCCGAGGAGGCTGTAACTGAAGACAATCAACGTCATCATTGTCATTTTTATGGTCGTAAAAAATCCGACATCTTTAATATTAGTGATGGTTTATACTTGAATTCCTGTGGTCAACGATGGTATGGTAATAGTTCAACCGATTCTGGTCATGGTTCTGGCGAATCAAGCCCACGCTTCACCGATTCAGATTCAAGTGAAATGGCTGAAGATGAATTGATAGCACCTGTAATAGCATTTTACACACCCGATGGCGTATACCAAATATTTTCAGAATACTGTAATTCTATAGAGAAACAGTGTGTGCGATGTTCCAAAATGTTCCAAGTTAACGAAGAAGGCGAATACTTGTCTTTCGGTTCGTGTACTTATCACTGGGGTAAACTGAGTAACGTTTACAATGGGAAATGCTACGTCAATATTTATTCTTGTTGTCAAGGCGATGAGCTCAGTGAAGGATGTTCTCAGCATGCCTTTCATGTTTGGAATGGAATTGTAGTTGGCATAAATGGCCCTTACACGGATTTTGTTCACACAAAACAGAAGGATAAATGTCCTAAAAAGCATTCAAAAGTATATGCTATCGACTGTGAAATGTCTTACACAGGCTTAGGTTTGGAGGTCACCAAAGTCACTGTTATAGGTTATGATGGTTCTCTGGTGTATGAACACTTTGTGAGAACGCAAGCCGAAATAATCGATTATAATACTCGATTTTCGGGTGTTTCTGAAAAGGATCTCTTAGCAGACTCGAATAATTCCATTAAAACATTTTCCGAAGTACAAAAAGACTTGCTAAATCTTTTTGACGCCGATACCATCCTCATTGGTCATGGTTTAGATAACGATTTGAGGGTTTTGCGTTTAGTACACAAAACGATAGTGGACACGTCAGTAATATTTAGCCATTCAACGGGGTATCCATATAGAAGATCTCTcaagaatttaacaaaatccTTTTTAAAACGAGATATACAATGTGGAGAGATGGGTCACAGTAGTTTTGAAGATTCTCGAGCCTGTCTAGAGTTGATGTTGTGGAAGATCCGAAAAGATTTACGGCACTGGAATTACTAA
- the LOC111690929 gene encoding uncharacterized protein LOC111690929 isoform X1, with product MDNFTDYKQNMDYELPMLICASIVAVVISGILLISKIKNDSVHRNSSKRSHISSLKPHITLNSSLYANGTHQNHISISGKQRKSCSNNKRQDTTKKSTFTSVGDGQELLKRNSSRIKIKDWLKHDLISCDPYSDSSFPEDNITPCHNQAHRNSTSSEATASDDLNCSSSNEDLSLTYLIAANSQKNGTKLRQRKQQKRKKVLTSTNSANITRNIQFMDLGNETMENIKSNGRKKTSTNAALKLRKQCATASALKAVLNNRQLSKSYIHSLTSSESNLSLCNSLSSASSTTSINSSLSSSASNSPATSVNSSPTASPTSCKRNTEYLKKSAKSLISPLKQFTKLNMNEQELVQQMRRYVIDPSLLRVYGFPVESVHHEGCVEIFKCLPKHLAEEAVTEDNQRHHCHFYGRKKSDIFNISDGLYLNSCGQRWYGNSSTDSGHGSGESSPRFTDSDSSEMAEDELIAPVIAFYTPDGVYQIFSEYCNSIEKQCVRCSKMFQVNEEGEYLSFGSCTYHWGKLSNVYNGKCYVNIYSCCQGDELSEGCSQHAFHVWNGIVVGINGPYTDFVHTKQKDKCPKKHSKVYAIDCEMSYTGLGLEVTKVTVIGYDGSLVYEHFVRTQAEIIDYNTRFSGVSEKDLLADSNNSIKTFSEVQKDLLNLFDADTILIGHGLDNDLRVLRLVHKTIVDTSVIFSHSTGYPYRRSLKNLTKSFLKRDIQCGEMGHSSFEDSRACLELMLWKIRKDLRHWNY from the exons ATGACTCTGTGCATCGCAATAGCAGTAAAAGAAGTCATATATCATCACTGAAGCCACATATTACTTTAAATTCAAGTCTATACGCAAACGGTACCCATCAGAATCATATCAGCATCAGTGGAAAGCAACGCAAATCTTGCAGCAATAATAAAAGGCAAGACACAACAAAGAAGAGCACATTCACCTCCGTCGGAGATGGCCAAGAGTTACTCAAGAGAAATTCATCCAGAATTAAAATTAAGGATTGGTTAAAACATGATTTAATAAGTTGTGACCCATATTCTGATTCTTCTTTCCCCGAAG ATAATATAACACCATGTCATAACCAAGCACATCGTAACAGTACATCCAGTGAAGCAACGGCTAGTGATGATTTAAATTGTAGTTCAAGCAATGAGGATTTAAGTTTAACATATTTAATAGCAGCTAATTCACAAAAAAACGGAACAAAATTAAGACAgaggaaacaacaaaaaaggaaaaaagtccTTACTTCCACGAATTCTGCTAATATTACAAGAAATATCCAGTTCATGGATCTCGGTAATGAAActatggaaaatataaaatctaatgGACGAAAGAAGACATCAACTAATGCTGCCCTAAAATTAAGAAAGCAATGCGCAACTGCTTCCGCGTTGAAGGCAGTTTTAAATAATAGGCAACTTTCGAAGTCGTATATTCATAGTCTAACAAGTTCAGAATCTAATTTGTCCCTATGCAATTCCTTGTCATCTGCTTCTTCAACAACATCTATAAACTCGTCACTCTCATCGTCGGCTTCAAATTCTCCCGCTACTTCAGTCAATTCCTCACCCACAGCATCCCCTACTTCATGTAAACGTAAtacagaatatttaaaaaaatcggcAAAGTCATTAATATCACCTCTAAAACAATTTACTAAATTAAACATGAATGAGCAGGAATTAGTTCAACAAATGAGACGCTATGTTATTGATCCAAGTCTTCTAAGAGTATACGGCTTTCCTGTAGAGTCAGTTCACCATGAGGGTtgtgttgaaatttttaaatgcttgcCTAAACATTTGGCCGAGGAGGCTGTAACTGAAGACAATCAACGTCATCATTGTCATTTTTATGGTCGTAAAAAATCCGACATCTTTAATATTAGTGATGGTTTATACTTGAATTCCTGTGGTCAACGATGGTATGGTAATAGTTCAACCGATTCTGGTCATGGTTCTGGCGAATCAAGCCCACGCTTCACCGATTCAGATTCAAGTGAAATGGCTGAAGATGAATTGATAGCACCTGTAATAGCATTTTACACACCCGATGGCGTATACCAAATATTTTCAGAATACTGTAATTCTATAGAGAAACAGTGTGTGCGATGTTCCAAAATGTTCCAAGTTAACGAAGAAGGCGAATACTTGTCTTTCGGTTCGTGTACTTATCACTGGGGTAAACTGAGTAACGTTTACAATGGGAAATGCTACGTCAATATTTATTCTTGTTGTCAAGGCGATGAGCTCAGTGAAGGATGTTCTCAGCATGCCTTTCATGTTTGGAATGGAATTGTAGTTGGCATAAATGGCCCTTACACGGATTTTGTTCACACAAAACAGAAGGATAAATGTCCTAAAAAGCATTCAAAAGTATATGCTATCGACTGTGAAATGTCTTACACAGGCTTAGGTTTGGAGGTCACCAAAGTCACTGTTATAGGTTATGATGGTTCTCTGGTGTATGAACACTTTGTGAGAACGCAAGCCGAAATAATCGATTATAATACTCGATTTTCGGGTGTTTCTGAAAAGGATCTCTTAGCAGACTCGAATAATTCCATTAAAACATTTTCCGAAGTACAAAAAGACTTGCTAAATCTTTTTGACGCCGATACCATCCTCATTGGTCATGGTTTAGATAACGATTTGAGGGTTTTGCGTTTAGTACACAAAACGATAGTGGACACGTCAGTAATATTTAGCCATTCAACGGGGTATCCATATAGAAGATCTCTcaagaatttaacaaaatccTTTTTAAAACGAGATATACAATGTGGAGAGATGGGTCACAGTAGTTTTGAAGATTCTCGAGCCTGTCTAGAGTTGATGTTGTGGAAGATCCGAAAAGATTTACGGCACTGGAATTACTAA
- the LOC111690929 gene encoding uncharacterized protein LOC111690929 isoform X2, producing the protein MNYIQNSQVSHVTKCKSKEQDDSVHRNSSKRSHISSLKPHITLNSSLYANGTHQNHISISGKQRKSCSNNKRQDTTKKSTFTSVGDGQELLKRNSSRIKIKDWLKHDLISCDPYSDSSFPEDNITPCHNQAHRNSTSSEATASDDLNCSSSNEDLSLTYLIAANSQKNGTKLRQRKQQKRKKVLTSTNSANITRNIQFMDLGNETMENIKSNGRKKTSTNAALKLRKQCATASALKAVLNNRQLSKSYIHSLTSSESNLSLCNSLSSASSTTSINSSLSSSASNSPATSVNSSPTASPTSCKRNTEYLKKSAKSLISPLKQFTKLNMNEQELVQQMRRYVIDPSLLRVYGFPVESVHHEGCVEIFKCLPKHLAEEAVTEDNQRHHCHFYGRKKSDIFNISDGLYLNSCGQRWYGNSSTDSGHGSGESSPRFTDSDSSEMAEDELIAPVIAFYTPDGVYQIFSEYCNSIEKQCVRCSKMFQVNEEGEYLSFGSCTYHWGKLSNVYNGKCYVNIYSCCQGDELSEGCSQHAFHVWNGIVVGINGPYTDFVHTKQKDKCPKKHSKVYAIDCEMSYTGLGLEVTKVTVIGYDGSLVYEHFVRTQAEIIDYNTRFSGVSEKDLLADSNNSIKTFSEVQKDLLNLFDADTILIGHGLDNDLRVLRLVHKTIVDTSVIFSHSTGYPYRRSLKNLTKSFLKRDIQCGEMGHSSFEDSRACLELMLWKIRKDLRHWNY; encoded by the exons ATGACTCTGTGCATCGCAATAGCAGTAAAAGAAGTCATATATCATCACTGAAGCCACATATTACTTTAAATTCAAGTCTATACGCAAACGGTACCCATCAGAATCATATCAGCATCAGTGGAAAGCAACGCAAATCTTGCAGCAATAATAAAAGGCAAGACACAACAAAGAAGAGCACATTCACCTCCGTCGGAGATGGCCAAGAGTTACTCAAGAGAAATTCATCCAGAATTAAAATTAAGGATTGGTTAAAACATGATTTAATAAGTTGTGACCCATATTCTGATTCTTCTTTCCCCGAAG ATAATATAACACCATGTCATAACCAAGCACATCGTAACAGTACATCCAGTGAAGCAACGGCTAGTGATGATTTAAATTGTAGTTCAAGCAATGAGGATTTAAGTTTAACATATTTAATAGCAGCTAATTCACAAAAAAACGGAACAAAATTAAGACAgaggaaacaacaaaaaaggaaaaaagtccTTACTTCCACGAATTCTGCTAATATTACAAGAAATATCCAGTTCATGGATCTCGGTAATGAAActatggaaaatataaaatctaatgGACGAAAGAAGACATCAACTAATGCTGCCCTAAAATTAAGAAAGCAATGCGCAACTGCTTCCGCGTTGAAGGCAGTTTTAAATAATAGGCAACTTTCGAAGTCGTATATTCATAGTCTAACAAGTTCAGAATCTAATTTGTCCCTATGCAATTCCTTGTCATCTGCTTCTTCAACAACATCTATAAACTCGTCACTCTCATCGTCGGCTTCAAATTCTCCCGCTACTTCAGTCAATTCCTCACCCACAGCATCCCCTACTTCATGTAAACGTAAtacagaatatttaaaaaaatcggcAAAGTCATTAATATCACCTCTAAAACAATTTACTAAATTAAACATGAATGAGCAGGAATTAGTTCAACAAATGAGACGCTATGTTATTGATCCAAGTCTTCTAAGAGTATACGGCTTTCCTGTAGAGTCAGTTCACCATGAGGGTtgtgttgaaatttttaaatgcttgcCTAAACATTTGGCCGAGGAGGCTGTAACTGAAGACAATCAACGTCATCATTGTCATTTTTATGGTCGTAAAAAATCCGACATCTTTAATATTAGTGATGGTTTATACTTGAATTCCTGTGGTCAACGATGGTATGGTAATAGTTCAACCGATTCTGGTCATGGTTCTGGCGAATCAAGCCCACGCTTCACCGATTCAGATTCAAGTGAAATGGCTGAAGATGAATTGATAGCACCTGTAATAGCATTTTACACACCCGATGGCGTATACCAAATATTTTCAGAATACTGTAATTCTATAGAGAAACAGTGTGTGCGATGTTCCAAAATGTTCCAAGTTAACGAAGAAGGCGAATACTTGTCTTTCGGTTCGTGTACTTATCACTGGGGTAAACTGAGTAACGTTTACAATGGGAAATGCTACGTCAATATTTATTCTTGTTGTCAAGGCGATGAGCTCAGTGAAGGATGTTCTCAGCATGCCTTTCATGTTTGGAATGGAATTGTAGTTGGCATAAATGGCCCTTACACGGATTTTGTTCACACAAAACAGAAGGATAAATGTCCTAAAAAGCATTCAAAAGTATATGCTATCGACTGTGAAATGTCTTACACAGGCTTAGGTTTGGAGGTCACCAAAGTCACTGTTATAGGTTATGATGGTTCTCTGGTGTATGAACACTTTGTGAGAACGCAAGCCGAAATAATCGATTATAATACTCGATTTTCGGGTGTTTCTGAAAAGGATCTCTTAGCAGACTCGAATAATTCCATTAAAACATTTTCCGAAGTACAAAAAGACTTGCTAAATCTTTTTGACGCCGATACCATCCTCATTGGTCATGGTTTAGATAACGATTTGAGGGTTTTGCGTTTAGTACACAAAACGATAGTGGACACGTCAGTAATATTTAGCCATTCAACGGGGTATCCATATAGAAGATCTCTcaagaatttaacaaaatccTTTTTAAAACGAGATATACAATGTGGAGAGATGGGTCACAGTAGTTTTGAAGATTCTCGAGCCTGTCTAGAGTTGATGTTGTGGAAGATCCGAAAAGATTTACGGCACTGGAATTACTAA